TGCTAAGGCCATTCTTAGCCGCCTAGGTATTGATGACTTTGACACCAAGGTGGGCGATCTGTCAGGGGGATATCGGAAGCGAGTGGCGATCGCCGCTGCCCTGCTCGCCGACCCCGACGCCCTGCTGATGGACGAGCCTACCAACCACCTCGATGCCGAATCGGTGGAGTGGCTGCAAAGCTACCTCAGCGGCTTTCGTGGCGCGCTGCTGCTGATCACCCACGATCGCTACTTTCTCGATCAGGTCACCAACCGCATTCTCGAAATCGATCGCGGCGACCTCTATGGCTACGCGGGTAATTACGCCTATTACCTAGAGAAAAAGGCGTTAGCTGAAGCTGCTGACCAAAGCACCCAAAAGAAACACGCCGGGGTGCTGCGCCGCGAGCTGGAATGGCTTAAGCGCGGCCCCAAGGCCCGCAGCACCAAACAAAAAGCCCGCATCGATCGCATCGGCGACATGCAAAACCGCGAGTTTAAAGAATCCCTCGGCAAGGTGGATATTTCCACTGTTGGTCGCCGCATCGGCAAAAAGGTGATCGAGCTGGAGAATGTCTCCAAAAGCTACGAAGATCGCCTCTTATTCAAGGACTTCACCTACGCTTTTGCCCCCGACGATCGCATTGGTATCATCGGTCCCAACGGTGTCGGTAAATCGACTCTAATGAACGTGATCACCGGGCGGCTAGAGCCCGACACTGGCACCGTCGATATTGGCACCACCATTCACGTCGGCTACTTCGACCAGCATTCTGAAGACCTGTTTGCCAACCCCAGCCAGCGGGTGATCGAATACCTCAAAGAAACCGCCGAACTGGTCACCACCAACGACGGCAGCGTAATCACCGCCTCTCAAATGCTGGAGCGGTTTTTGTTCACCTCAAACCAGCAATACTCCCCTCTAGAGAAGCTTTCTGGTGGCGAGCGGCGGCGGCTGTTTTTGCTGCGAGTGCTGCTCTCGGCCCCCAACCTGCTGATTCTTGACGAGCCCACCAACGACCTCGACGTGCAGACCCTCGGCGTGCTGGAGGAATACCTGGAGGAGTTCAACGGCTGCGTGATTGTAGTTTCCCACGATCGCTACTTTCTCGATCGCACCGTCAACACCATCTTTGCTTTTGAAGGCAACGGCGTACTGCGAAATTATCCCGGCAACTACTCGGTCTATTTAGACCATAAGAAAGCGGCCTCAGACACTCAGAAGGAAAGCGGAAAACAGGCCGCTGCGAGCAAGGCCCAGGCCGCTGCGTCTGCGACGATAACTAAGGTAGAACCAACCCCCGATGCCAAAGCCAAAAAGCTTTCCTACAAAGAAAAGCGAGAATATGAGCAGCTAGAAACCCAAATTCCCGCTATGGAAGCCGAGAAAGAAGCGCTAGAAAAACAGCTTTACGGCAACCCACCCAGCGACTATAGCGAGGTGACCAAGTTATCTGAGCGATTGGGCGAACTCACCGCTACCATTGATTCCTCCACAGAACGCTGGATGGAGTTAGCAGAACGGATGGAGTAGGTATTCGTAGCCAGTAAGGCCATCAATTGCAACTGGTAGGGGTGCAAAATTTTGCGCCGACGCAACATCTGTGGCTTGGCCATAGACAGGGGGAATTAAGAGCATCCACAGTCTGTAGAACTATTTCACAGATTTGGTATTGATCCTTTGAGGGCGATCGCCGTCCCCCCCTACTGATCGGGGGGCAGATAGGGATTAGCGTCCATCTCTCGCTGTACAGCGAGACCAATGTTTAGCGCCTCCTGCAAGAACTGTCGGTACTCGCTGGCCTGGTGATTGACCTGTAGAGTTTGCAGCGTCACCAGGTTGGCCTCAATAGTAGTAAATAAGTCCTGGCGTCGATCCAGCAGGGCTCGGTGGTGCCGCAAAATTTTTTCGGTCATCAGAGCTGAAGTCAGGCTGTCTCGGGTGGACTGGAGGGCAGTTAGAATCTCACTGTTCTGCAACCCTTGACCTGACCCCTGAGCCACATCCAATGCCTCCATCACTTGCAGCGCCTGAATGATGTCATTGTGGCGATCACACTCATCCAGCAGTCGCGCCAGGGTGATGAAGCTTTTAGAGCGCTGCCACTGGTAGAAGTGCCAGGCGACAGCTCCGATCGCGATCGCCCCAGCAATCCCCAGCAGCAGCGCCCCAAACTGGTCAAAGCCCTCCTGCTGACTCACCAGCACCAGCCCGAGTCCCAGACAAACCACAAACATCGTCCCCAGCACCAGGCATTCTGTAATGAAAAGGGAGAGCAGTTGCCGCCGCGATCGCCACACAGAAGGGCGAATCATTCTGCCCATAAAAACCGAGTCGATGTCTAGACCCGTGAGCTGATCGAGTTCAGATCGGGTAATGCGTAGCGCCTGCAAATCAGAGGTCATCGTCTCTGCAAAATTAGAGATTATCAGTCAAAAATATGAATTAGAAATATAGTCTTTGGTGGGGAAGCAACTATTTCCTCAGCTTGTCCAATAGCGGTCAATCAATTGCCAAACAGCAGTGCGGCAATGCTGCGAATCACCTGGGAGTAAAAGTTGCCTTCTACCTCACGAAACAGCTGAAAGGGTTGGTCGGGGGAGCCAAAAAAGGGTCTTAGGGTCCACCCCAACTGGCTGCCCACTAAGCCATAGAGCGTCAGCCAAAACAGCAGCAGCCGGTTGCGAATCTGCGGCGTATCTTCAGTAAAATCCATCACAGAGCGAATGCCCGCATAAAACAGCCTCACCCCAATGAAGCCGGTAAGACCAAAAATGGCGACATTGAGCAGCAAAAAGAAGTGATAGCTGCGAATAGAGACCAAAAAGAATAGCGTCACTGGCGCAAAGCTGAACAGCAGCACGCTAATCACCGAAACGGTGGTGAGACTGAGCACTGCATACTGTTTAAAGTCAGCCTTGGAACCAAATAAGATGTCGAAAAAATATAGCGTTGGCAGGCAAATAAGCAGCGTTAGCAGATAGAGGGCCGGCAGTTTGACCATCGACACTAGCAGTTGTTGCCAACCGCTCGACGAGCCAATAATGGCCCCATAGATAGCAAAAAACAGCGAGCTGACCACCAGCAGCGACAAAATTTTGGACTCAATCTTTTTGCCCTCGCGGACTTCTTCTAGAAAGGTGGTGCGATCGCGTAGCAGCAATATCAGGGTTGAAAAGTGATCCATAATCTTACCCAAAGCGACAGCGGTAAAGGCCTATCTGGAGCGTAACCGTCTCTTGTGGTGGAATAAGTCGGAAAAAGGCGGCACTCGTTTTTTCCGTCGCAAGCGACTGAGAGATCTAAGGGAGTATGGGCTCAGTGATGCGGCAAAGCACACCTGCTACTAATTGTTGTACCCATGGGTTGAATCAGCTCAATCAGCAGCAGGTGGCCAAGATCAATATACTCCTGAGACCCTTTTTAGCAGTCAGCGTTAATTTGGGCAATTAGGTCTGTCAATACCTGCTCGGCTCGCTCGTTGTCAACCTGACACGTGCCGGCAGCATCGTGCCCTCCTCCCCCATATTTCAGCATGAGTTCGCCAATATTAGTTTTGGAGGTGCGGTTAAAAATAGATTTGCCCGTTGCCAGCACAGTGTTTTGCTGCTTTAATCCCCACATCATATGAATCGAGATGTTGCACTGGGGAAACAGAGCATAGACCATAAAGCGATTGCCCGCATGGATCACGGTTTCTTGCCGTAGATCAAGCACGACCAAGTTATTGTGAACCGTGGCGCAGCGCAAAATTTGGGCTTTGAACTCAGGCTCTTGGGCAAAGTAGAGCTCTACCCGCTCTTTTACATCTGGCAGAGCTAAGATCTCGGCAATTGTGTGATTTTTGCAGTAGTCAATCAACTGCATCATCAGGTTGTAATTCGAAATTCGAAAATCTTTAAACCGCCCTAATCTTGTCCTCGCATCCATCAAAAAATTCAGAAGAGTCCAATCATTAGGATGCAGCACCTCTTCTTTGACATACTGTGCTGAATCAGCCTGGTCTACTGCCACCATCATTTCGTTCGAAATAGCAGGAAAACGGGTGGCCCCGCCATAGTAGTTGTAAACGACTCGCGCCGCCGAAGAAGCCTGCGGGTCGATGATATGATTGTCCCGCTGTCCCTGATTACGGAGCATTTCGCTAGAGTGGTGATCAAACGCTAAATGCACCCCTTCAACGTAGGGCAGGTTAGTAGTGATATCGTTGGAATTGACGTCAACTTTGCCATCCTGCATGTCTTTGGGATGCACAAACATGATGTCATCAATTAGATCCATATCCTTCATTAGGACGGCGCATACGAGACCATCAAAATCGCTGCGAGTGACCAACCGATGCCGAGTTTTGGTAGCTATCATAGGGGCTCCTTGCAATCCAAAATGCTGAAAAAAGGGGTTGTTCCAGCCCAGTTTTCCCAAACTCAGCTAATCGCTACCAAGTCTTGATAGTTGGTTAAATTTGACTCTGCTAGTGCAAACCATCAAATCCTCTATTGAGCCAAAGACGTTTCTGGGAAACGCAAAAACACCGCAGGCTGGGCTTAACCTACGGTGTTTTGAGAGGATGCTTTGCTCTAAAGGGTAGCGATCGCGCCTACGGTCCGCGCTACAGCATCAGCCCAGAACATCACCCAAAAAAGTCATTAGGGTTTGCCATGAGCGGCGATCGGCGATGCCATCGTAGCGATCGGCGTCGCTCCAAATCGTAAAGGCGTGGTCAACCCCGCCGTAGATTTCCATATCAAAGTCCACCTCAGCTGCGTCGAGTTCGGTGGCCAGCTGGGCCACATCGGCCATGGGAGCAGCGCTATCGTCAGAGCCGTGCAGAATCAGAATGCGGCCTTGGGTTTGGCTATAGTCTTGCCCTTCAGGGGTATCAAAGCTGCCGTGGAACGACACAAAGCCATCTACATCCATGCCAGCACGGGCCATTTCGAGCACGGCGGCCCCACCAAAGCAGTAGCCAATCGCCACGACTTGGCTGCTGTCTACTCCGGCCTGGGCCTGGGCTTGGGCAAGACCAGCCATCAGACGAGCACGCAGGGTAGCGCGATCGCCGTAAAGCGTACTGGTTTGAGCCCGCGCTTCGTCGGGGTTGGCAGGCCGCACACCCTGACCAAAGAGGTCGACCGCAAAGGCCGCATAGCCCTGCTCAGCCAGCATTTGGGTGCGGCGCTTCTCGTATTCGCCTAGGCCATCGCGATCGTGAATGAGCAGCACCAGGGGCTGGGTTTCACCAAAGTTTTGGTTGAAGGCAAAATAGCCCTCAAAGGGTTTCCCGTCCAGGTTGTAGACTACCGGCTCGGCCACAATATTAGCCTTGGCCTCGGAGGATAGGCCCACTGCCACCAGCGTGGTCATTACGGCAGCTAGCATGACGAGTAAGAGTTTCCTGATCACTGCGATCTCCTTGTTTAAAGAACACGATTGGAGTCATAGGGCCAAAACTCTCTGACGAGAGGATTTTAAGGTCTAGCCTTCCTTGTATCCAGGGAAAATTTGTGCAGTGTAAGCAGGGCTCACAGCCCTACCGTCGCGAAATTAACCCCTGGGGCAAAGAATGTCTCTAACCCCTGATATCGTAAAGAAGTTTGAAGCTCTATGCAAAATTGCGCCTCTACCTATGGAATGGACTGCCGACGCTGAAGCCCGCCTCAAAGAGATTCCCTTCTTTGTGCGCCCTGCCGCCCGCAAAAAAATCGAGAAGTTTGCCCAAGAGCAGGGCATGAGTCAGATTACCGTTGAGGTCTACGAAGCGGCCAAGAAGCAGTTTGGCTAGGGGCGATCGCACAGCGACAGCCGCTGCGGTACCAAATTCCTATTTGTGCTGCTCAAAACTATCCGGTTTTAATCCACTTGTCGGCCCATTTGTGTCGGTGAATGGAAAAAATTTTCTTACCTAAAAATTAGTAATTTTCGCAGCCGCAACATACATAGAACCCTGTCAGCTTTTAACTGGGCAGGAGCCCTGCCATATTGGGCCAAAGGATTAGGCTGAAAGCTGATGTAGGGTTAAACTTCCGTACCAAACCCTTTCTTTCCTCCTAATATGGAAAGCCACATTGACGATTGCAAAAAGTAGGTTTCCTGTTGCCGCGAGAAGATTAAATAGGTCGGCAATCCGAACCGTTTTGAATTAATAAAAGCCCTATTCTCAATAGGCACTTTGGTTAAACTGTAAGAGTAGATAAGAAAGATACCGTTCATCCTGTCCACTGTCTGATGTCGCTAGCTTGACAGGACGGAAGTAGAGAAATCTTCTCGAAGGAACGTGCCAACCATTCTCTGCCTTGGGAGGCGAACCTAGTTATGAGCACTGCTCTTGTTGCCGGACTCGAAATTATTGCCGCTGTCACCTTGATGACCGTGGTGGTCTGCCCTGTACTGGTGTGGATACTGCCCGATCGCAGCCAACCCGTGGGCTAAAAACTAAGGGGTCAGGTGCCCAAGGTCGCTAGCAAAACTTGCTGGCATAACCCAATAGGCATCTGACCCCTTGACGCTCAATTCTGCAAAAAAAAGGGGTGAATCGTATGATCCACCCCACTTTTTTTCGCACTAGTCTCTAGGTACCGGCTTTTGCAGATATACCGCTAGGGCATCGGCCATTACCTGTGCCATAGGTCGCCCCTCTTTGTCGGCGGTGGATTGCAGGGTCATGAACAAATCGTGGGAAATGCTCAGCCGGTGCCGCCCCTCTTTGGTGTGCCGCGGAGTATATTGGTCGGCGTTATAGGTGGCAGAAAACTGCCGCAGGGCCTGAAAGCCGACGCGATCGCAGAAATCTCCAAAGCTTTCGCCCTTTTTGCGCCCGTCGCGGAAGAACACAAACAGCGGCTCTAGGGTGGTGTCGACATCGTTGTCGTGGAGGCGCTCCAGGTAGGGGCGAGCCAGTCGCGTCTGGTTAGGAGAACCTCCCAGCCACACCTGGTACGACTCGGGAGCGCTGCCCACCAAGCCTAGCTCGGCCATGTACGGGCGGGCGCAGCCGTTGGGGCAGCCGGTCATGCGCACGACAAAGTGTTCGTCTTCCAGGCCCAGTTTGGTGAGCAGGGCACGCAGACGACCCAGCACCGTGGGCATAATGCGCTCTGACTCAGTTACCGCTAGGCCGCACAGGGGCAGGGCAGGGCAGGCCATGGCGTAGCGCACCAGAGGGTCGATCTCGGTTTCTTTCGCTATCCCATGGCGGGTGAGAATGGCCTGAATTTCGGCTTTGTCTTCAGGCTTGACCTCGTAGAACAGTACGCTCTGGTTGGGGGTGATCAGCATCGGCAGGTGGAATCGCTGCACGATCTCCCTCAGCGCTGATTTGAGCTGAATGCCCTCGCGGCGGTCAATAATGCGGCCGTTTTCGACAGAAATGCCGACAAACCAATTGCCGTCGCCCTGCTCATGCCAGCCTAGGTAGTCATAGAAGGTCCACTTAGGCAGCTTTTTAAAGGGCTTCAGGGGCTTGCCCAGGTAGGTTTCAACCTGCTGGCGGAAGCGATCGACGCCCCAGTCGTGGATTAGGTATTTCATACGGGCGTGGCGGCGATCGTGGCGATCGCCATAGTCGCGCTGGGTGGCGACGATCGCCTTCATCAGGTCGTAGACATCGGCTTTGTCAACGTAGCCAATTTCGTCGGCCGTGCGGGCGAAGGTTTCTTCTTTGTTGTGGGTGCGGCCTAAACCGCCGCCAGCCAGCACGTTGAAGCCTTTGAGCTGCCCAGAGCGATCAGTGATCACCACCAGGGTGACGTCGTGGGTGTAGGCATCAACGGAATTGTCGCCAGGCACTGTGACCGCGCATTTGAATTTGCGGGGCATGTAGTAGGTGCCGTAGATCGGCTCTTCGCTGTTGTGCACGACGGTACCGTTGCCGTTGCGCTGGCGGGCCGCCACTACGTCGGGGTGCTCTTCGACGGAAACCGCCTTCTCACCGTCCAGCCAAATTTCGTAGTAGGCTCCGGTTTGGGGCCGCAGCAGGTCGGCGATGTTGTTGGCATATTCCTGGGCCAGCCGGTACTCGGGCCGGTTTTTGTAGGGGGCTGGGGGAGCCATGATATTGCGGTTGAGGTCGCCGCAGGCCCCTAGGGTAGAGCCCATATTGCGCACGATCGCGCCAATGGTGGCCTTGAGGTTTTGCTTCAGCACGCCGTGGAGCTGTATGCCCTGGCGGGTGGTAGCCCGCAGGGTGCCGTTGCCGTACTCATCGGACAGGCGATCGAGGGTCAGATATAGCTCCGGAGAAAGGTACCCGCCGGGGTTGCGGGTGCGCAGCATCATCTGGTAGTCCTTCTCTTGGCCCTTGGCGCGGTTGTCGCGGTTGTCTTGCTGATACGAGCCGTGGAACTTGAGAATTTGAGTGGCTTGTTCGGAGAAGTGCGTGGTGTCTTGCAGCAGCTCGCTGGCTACGGGCTCGCGCAAAAAGCGGCTGTTCTCTTTAATGCCCTCCATTTTGGAGGGGGTAGGCCCAGGGGCGGCGGAGTTGGGTTTGATAGGAGTCTGAACCATAGCGGCAGGCAATAACCGTTAAAACAGAAAAATCCAGGCAATGGCACCGCAGAGCGGCCTATTCCCGGAAAGCTCGGACAGTGACAAAAGCGAAAATTCACCGGTAATCCGGTCGGGATTTCGGTGAATGCTTCATTATCCTACCATCGGATCCAAAGATTCGGGCGATTTACCCACGGAAGTTCACAGTTTCCTTTAGAACTCCTGTCCGCTTTTGAAGCGTTTGAGCTGAAAGGTTTAGGGAGGGGTGGACAAACGCGATCGCCACCGCCGTCCAAGGGAGCCAATCCGTTTAGGATCAAACTAAATCCCCCAGGAGCAACACCATGCCCGATGTCATTATGTACCAGGAAGAGATGTTCGTCGTGCTCATGCCCGGCGCCGCCGAAGAATTTCTTTCCCCAGAGGAACTGCTAGAGCGGTTGACGGAGTTGCTGAGCGATCGCCAGCACGATTTACCCCGCGACCTTCAGCGCTTCACTACCGTTGCCGAGCAGGCTCTACACCTGCGTGATACAGCCTGTGAGCTAGAGCTCAGCCCCGGTGAAGCCATGCAGTGGTATGTCGTGCGTCTAGAGAAATAGAGTTTGTCAACCAGAAAACTCAGCTCAACGGTGGCAGGTATAGGGGCAAACGGCATTTGCCCAGATGGATTTAAGCGCAAGCAAACAGGATTTGGCAAGACAATCTGCTGCGGAACAAAGGGGAACGTGGTGTTAGCCAAGCTCCCCTCTGCGCCACTACTGGCCTGATACTGCCCTAACAGACAGCATCAGGAATCGGCTATCACTAGCTAAACAGCGATTTTGCCACCGTCGTTGCGGGTAATCACCACCGTCGCTGAGCGAGGGCGAGCGGTGCCGCCATCGGGCCAGTGGCTCGTAAACTGCGCCGGGTCAGTGACCGACTCGCTGCTCTCACCCGGATGCTGGATGTTGACGAAGATCACCTTGCCATCGGGTGACTCGGTAATGCCGGTGACTTCACAGTCGCGCGGCCCTACCAAAAATCGACTCAGCACCGTGGGGCTAGCCGCTTGACCCACGTAGGTCTTGACCTGCTGGTCGGCATTGGCGTTGCTAGGCACCGCTTTGTTGGTCACCATCTTAGACTCACCGTCGCCCACAGCCCCCGGCAGGGCGGCCAGCATCATGCAGTTGGTGGCATCGGTGTAGTAGCCGTCATCGGTTTGCACCCACAGCAGACCGGGTGTCGCCTGGCTAAACCAAATGCCGTCCGGGCTAGAGAAATCGTTCTCGGCGGTCAGGCCCGACAAATTGATATTCTCTCCTGCGTCGGCTTGGGCACCAAAGAGGTAGACATCCCAGTTAAAGGCCATGGCGGCGGGGGTGTCGTCCGACTCGCGCCAGCGAATGATGTGGCCGTTAACGTTGCCCTGGCTGATAGTGGTTTCTTTTTCTTCGGCATAGTACCGGGGGTTGGCGGCATCTAGGGGAGTTTTGACACCCCGACCGTTGCTGCTCGACACGTTGTTGGTCAGGGTAATGTATACCTCGCCAGTGGCCGGGTTGACCCCGCCCCACTCGGGCCGATCCATTTTCGTTGCTCCGGCGGCATCGGCGGCGATGCGGGCGTTGATTACCACATCGGCCTGGTCGGCAAAGTCGTAGCTGGCGTAGTTGGCGATGTTGGGGTTATCCAGGGTGAGGGGCAGCCATTCGCCAGTGCCGTCATCGTTGAACTTCGCCGCGTACAGTGTGCCCTCGTCAAGATACTTGTCGCCCGCAACGGCACCTCGATTGGCGTCCCGTGGCTCCCAGGCGGCGGCGGTGACAAACTTGTAAATGTACTCGTTGCGGGCATCGTCGCCCATGTAAAACACCAGCGGTTGGCCAGCTACCGGCGTAGCTGACCAGCAGCCCTCGTGGGCAAACCGACCCAGGGCGGTGCGCTTTTTGGTGGTGGCGTTGGGGTTAAAGGGGTCAATTTCGACTACCCAACCGAAAGTGTTGGCGACGTTGCGAAAATCTTGCTCGGCTCGGCTAGCGGTTTTGCTAACATCCCAACGCTTGTAGAGGTCGGTGTTGCCAGTGGCGTCGGCACGCGACCAGTTGTAGCGACCCGAGGTGGCCCCACCAATGCCGTAGCGCTTGAAGGCGGCCACTTCCTTAGCGGTGCGGACAGCATCGTCTTCGCGGCGGTTGAAGTAGCCGGCCCAGTTTTCTTCGCCGCTGAGGAAGGTACCCCAGGGGGTGTAGCCGTGGCCGCAGTTGTTGAGGGTACCACGGGTTTGCTGACCGCTGGGCGAAAAGGCCGTGGCCATCATGGGGCTGCGGCGAGCGGGGCCAGCGAGCTCAAACGTAGTGGTGGCAGTAATGCGGCGGTTGAAACGGGAGTCGCGGTTGAGATCGTAGGTAGACCCCTGCTTGGCGATTTCGACGATGGTGACCCCATGAGCAGCAACTTCTTTGTCAATTTCAATAGCGGGGCGGGCCTCAGTGCTCTCAGGGCCGTAGTTGGTAGGGCCGCTGGGGTGCACAAAACCCAGATCTTCGCAGACTTCATTGTTGATACAGAGCAGGGCGCGATCGCTGCTGTTTGGATCCCAGCCATTGCCGGCGCGGTTCATGCCGAAGTACTGCATGGCATCGTGGTGATCACCCGCCCGCACCTCAAAGTCGTTGTCGGTGCCGTCGTTTTTGTAGGGAGTGACGTTGCTCTTAATCGGGTCGCCCGTGGCCAAGAGTACGCGAGCGGTGTAGCCTTCAGGCACAACCAAAGTGTCGGTGGTGCTTTTGGCTACGGGGCTAAAGTTGAAGCGCAAATTAGTAGCGGCTTTGGCAGCTTTTTGAGTCTGCTTAGTGGAGTCGGCTGCAAAGGCCAAACCCGTCCCCAGCATGGCGGCCGCGGCTAAGGATGAGCTGCCCTTGAGAAATCCCCGGCGGCCTAGGCGGGCGCGGTCTAAAACCTGGTTGAAGGAGTCGTTGTTTGAGGGGTTGTGGTTTTCATCCTCAAAGTTGACCACTTTCTTAAGAATGGTGCGGATATCTTGCTTCTTTGCCATGGTCAGGGCTCCCAATCGGCTTTTTTGAGTAACGAGAAAATGTTATGTGGCCCTGGTAACGACGAGTTTAACGAGTGTTTAGCAATTATTTAAGAAATAGTGAAAGAAGAGTAATCAATTGGCTAGATGACACCTTAAAAAAGGTTTAAGAAAAGACTAAGAAAGTCCAAGTTTTTTGATTGTTGTTGCCATCCACAGAAAGCACATCGCCAGGGAAAACGGCAGCTTGCCCCTACAAGAGACGTTGTAGTTTTATTCATACCTGTATCTAGCAATGCCTTTAACTAACCAGTGAGCCATGGCATATATGAAGCTTAATAAGCCACAAGCCCCCGCCCAGTGCCGCACCTCCGCTATTGAGCATAAAATTAGAGCATCTGACCTGTGATAGTTTGCGGAGCCCCAAGCCGATGACCGACTCAGCCCTGCTGCCAGTGCCCGATTTCTATAACCCCAGCCGGGTCGGTGAGGTGTGGTCGGTGCCCTATCAGCAGCGCGCCGCTGAGGCCAAAGCCTGGGCCAAAGCCCATCACATTGCCCCCGCTGCCGAGGATGATCGTCGCCTCTGCCTGCTGCTGATCGATGTACAAAACACCTTCTGCATTCCGGGCTTTGAGCTGTTTGTGGGCGGGCGATCGGGCCAGGGAGCTGTGGACGATAACCGCCGCCTGGGCGAGTTTATTTACCGCAATCTAGGGCAGATCACCACGATCACCGCTACCCTCGATACCCATCAGGCGATGCAGGTGTTTCATCCCCTATTTTGGGTCGACGCTGAGGGTGAAAATCCGCCGCCGATGACTATGATTCACTACGACGATGTGGTGCAGGGCAAGTGGCGGGTCAACCCGGCGATCGCCGCCAATCTCACCGCCTCCCGCGACCTGCAAGAGTATGCTCTACACTACACCAAAACCCTGGATGACCGGGGTAAGTATCCCCTCACCGTTTGGCCCTACCACTCGATGCTGGGGGGCATTGGTCATGCACTGGTGCCGGCGATCGAAGAGGCCTGTTTTTTCCACACCATTGCCCGCCAGAGTCAGACCCGCTTTGAGCTGAAGGGCAGCAATCCCCTCACGGAGAATTATTCGGTGCTCAGTCCTGAGGTGATGGAGGATAGTCAGGGACAGGCGATCGCTCAAAAAAATGCCCCCCTTATTCAAACCCTGCTGGAGTTTGATGGGGTAATTGTCGCTGGCCAGGCCAAAAGTCACTGCGTCGCCTGGACGGTGGCTGACCTATTGAGCGACATTGAGGCCACTGACCCTGCCCTGGCCCAAAAAGTTTACCTGCTTGACGACTGTGCCTCTGCGGTGGTTGTCCCCGGCGTGGTCGATTTTACTGATCAAGCCGAAGACACCTATCAGCGCTTTGCCGAGGCTGGTATGCATCGGGTGCAGTCAACCACGGCGATCGCAGACTGGCCCTAGCCTGCGATCGAGCAATGCCGTTGAGTTATGGCATGAGTGAATTTGGATAGTGGCGATTGCTAATTTGGCCTGCTGCTCAGCGACTGCACAGCCGCTACAGTTCAGCTAAATAGGTTAACAACGGCAAAATAAATGCAGCAAAAATGCCACCGATTACCACCCACTCAACAACCTTCAACGGAGCGTTTGTTCTTTTCATAGATACAAGTCTTTAAAAATTATTAATTTATATTTAACGCCCAAATCGCTCGTGGAATTTTTCTCGAAGATATCCTATCCATAGGTACGGCGATTCTTCAGGACGGTACTTGGTTTGAACCATTGAAAGCAGCAAGGGCACTCCGCCGACCTTGAGGCCCATAGCAATATGGCCCAACAAAGTTATTAGCAGCACTAGCCACGCCGTCAGATGTAGCCTGTAC
This genomic interval from Nodosilinea sp. FACHB-141 contains the following:
- a CDS encoding exopolyphosphatase — translated: MIATKTRHRLVTRSDFDGLVCAVLMKDMDLIDDIMFVHPKDMQDGKVDVNSNDITTNLPYVEGVHLAFDHHSSEMLRNQGQRDNHIIDPQASSAARVVYNYYGGATRFPAISNEMMVAVDQADSAQYVKEEVLHPNDWTLLNFLMDARTRLGRFKDFRISNYNLMMQLIDYCKNHTIAEILALPDVKERVELYFAQEPEFKAQILRCATVHNNLVVLDLRQETVIHAGNRFMVYALFPQCNISIHMMWGLKQQNTVLATGKSIFNRTSKTNIGELMLKYGGGGHDAAGTCQVDNERAEQVLTDLIAQINADC
- a CDS encoding actin-binding WH2 domain-containing protein; protein product: MDHFSTLILLLRDRTTFLEEVREGKKIESKILSLLVVSSLFFAIYGAIIGSSSGWQQLLVSMVKLPALYLLTLLICLPTLYFFDILFGSKADFKQYAVLSLTTVSVISVLLFSFAPVTLFFLVSIRSYHFFLLLNVAIFGLTGFIGVRLFYAGIRSVMDFTEDTPQIRNRLLLFWLTLYGLVGSQLGWTLRPFFGSPDQPFQLFREVEGNFYSQVIRSIAALLFGN
- the sir gene encoding sulfite reductase, ferredoxin dependent, which translates into the protein MVQTPIKPNSAAPGPTPSKMEGIKENSRFLREPVASELLQDTTHFSEQATQILKFHGSYQQDNRDNRAKGQEKDYQMMLRTRNPGGYLSPELYLTLDRLSDEYGNGTLRATTRQGIQLHGVLKQNLKATIGAIVRNMGSTLGACGDLNRNIMAPPAPYKNRPEYRLAQEYANNIADLLRPQTGAYYEIWLDGEKAVSVEEHPDVVAARQRNGNGTVVHNSEEPIYGTYYMPRKFKCAVTVPGDNSVDAYTHDVTLVVITDRSGQLKGFNVLAGGGLGRTHNKEETFARTADEIGYVDKADVYDLMKAIVATQRDYGDRHDRRHARMKYLIHDWGVDRFRQQVETYLGKPLKPFKKLPKWTFYDYLGWHEQGDGNWFVGISVENGRIIDRREGIQLKSALREIVQRFHLPMLITPNQSVLFYEVKPEDKAEIQAILTRHGIAKETEIDPLVRYAMACPALPLCGLAVTESERIMPTVLGRLRALLTKLGLEDEHFVVRMTGCPNGCARPYMAELGLVGSAPESYQVWLGGSPNQTRLARPYLERLHDNDVDTTLEPLFVFFRDGRKKGESFGDFCDRVGFQALRQFSATYNADQYTPRHTKEGRHRLSISHDLFMTLQSTADKEGRPMAQVMADALAVYLQKPVPRD
- a CDS encoding ABC-F family ATP-binding cassette domain-containing protein encodes the protein MTLFTLRSATKDFGIKEILRDASFSLDEGDKVGLIGTNGSGKSTLLKMIAGLEPFDGGDFWVNPGAKIVYLPQQPDFEADRTVLEQVFADAGEQMALIREYEDISHHMAQGTGDADALMAKLSTVSEKIAAADGWDLETNAKAILSRLGIDDFDTKVGDLSGGYRKRVAIAAALLADPDALLMDEPTNHLDAESVEWLQSYLSGFRGALLLITHDRYFLDQVTNRILEIDRGDLYGYAGNYAYYLEKKALAEAADQSTQKKHAGVLRRELEWLKRGPKARSTKQKARIDRIGDMQNREFKESLGKVDISTVGRRIGKKVIELENVSKSYEDRLLFKDFTYAFAPDDRIGIIGPNGVGKSTLMNVITGRLEPDTGTVDIGTTIHVGYFDQHSEDLFANPSQRVIEYLKETAELVTTNDGSVITASQMLERFLFTSNQQYSPLEKLSGGERRRLFLLRVLLSAPNLLILDEPTNDLDVQTLGVLEEYLEEFNGCVIVVSHDRYFLDRTVNTIFAFEGNGVLRNYPGNYSVYLDHKKAASDTQKESGKQAAASKAQAAASATITKVEPTPDAKAKKLSYKEKREYEQLETQIPAMEAEKEALEKQLYGNPPSDYSEVTKLSERLGELTATIDSSTERWMELAERME
- a CDS encoding dienelactone hydrolase family protein, coding for MLAAVMTTLVAVGLSSEAKANIVAEPVVYNLDGKPFEGYFAFNQNFGETQPLVLLIHDRDGLGEYEKRRTQMLAEQGYAAFAVDLFGQGVRPANPDEARAQTSTLYGDRATLRARLMAGLAQAQAQAGVDSSQVVAIGYCFGGAAVLEMARAGMDVDGFVSFHGSFDTPEGQDYSQTQGRILILHGSDDSAAPMADVAQLATELDAAEVDFDMEIYGGVDHAFTIWSDADRYDGIADRRSWQTLMTFLGDVLG
- a CDS encoding PCP reductase family protein; translation: MEWTADAEARLKEIPFFVRPAARKKIEKFAQEQGMSQITVEVYEAAKKQFG
- a CDS encoding chlororespiratory reduction protein 7: MPDVIMYQEEMFVVLMPGAAEEFLSPEELLERLTELLSDRQHDLPRDLQRFTTVAEQALHLRDTACELELSPGEAMQWYVVRLEK